From the Lathyrus oleraceus cultivar Zhongwan6 chromosome 3, CAAS_Psat_ZW6_1.0, whole genome shotgun sequence genome, the window CAGTTTCTATCTATTAACATGGTTTAATAACATGGTTTATAGTATAAGTTAGTAATTTGACAACACAGTCAAACATAAACCTGTACATAGTTTTGAAATTCTCATAAAATTTGATGCTAACAAAAGTGTCTGAAAAGAGATGCTAAAGTAGCTGAAACTTGGAAATATATTTTGTAGTTGTACCCATAACAAAAGGTTGTGTAGATCAGAGTTCAGCTTCCTTCTGATATGAATGATAGAAACATCCCCATGCAGTCCTTTATACATATAGAATTCCTTATCCTTTAAGGATCAAGTTGAATTGCAACTAAAAGTAATATCTACAACAAATTCAATTGCAACTACATCACACAATAGGTTATAATATTGAACAAAATATATTAAGGAGAAGCCATATGGTAATTATCAAGTGTATATCATTCTTCAAAAATATAGGATGATAGATGAATCTAAACACATGAGTTTAAAGAATAGATGTATATCATTCTTATGGAAATAAGAATGAATAATTCCAAAGTACAAATACCCTACTTAAATGCTAGTTTAGGAAGGGCAAAAAAGTGTAGTGAAAGATAACCAATTTAAAGTAGCCTGCAGAACAGCGACTGACAAAGATTTCAATACCGTTTAACTTTATATCGTGGTTGTCTATTAAAAATGACATTAGTATAACTTTTAGAAAGAAAATATGTTGATTTAGAGACACACACGATATCAGAACCTAGAGGAGATTACATGATTACTTGTTGTGATTCATTCCATAAAATTAAGTCCTATTCAGCTAAGTCCACATGACAATGCTCATCAGATCCGTTGCTACATATGAATATCATATCAGATTTATTCTTTTTCTTGTATCTATTTCTTCTAAAGTTCAGGCATCAAGGTTCCACTTAATGTTGTTATGAAATACTCTCTAACTTCAAATATTTAGATATATTATATCATTTGTTGATAGCTATAAGATAGTCATTCAATAAAATACAGTCAATCTAAATAATCGATAATTGTGAAAACAACAAATACAGCTTAACATAAATACAAACATGTAAACCATGGAAGAGGAACTTACACTCAAATCACTGGAAGTAAGCTTTCAAAATAGCCAATGGCCGAGCACGACACAAAATCAATGGTTCTATCATCTGTAATCGTTTTTCTTGCAGTAATATCTGTTCGCACTACTCTATTATTTCTCCAATTATAGAGAATTTCTTGGTGTTCTTGACTGCTTTTAAGTACTAGCGTATCACCGTCTTTAGAAAGAAATAACGGAACCAATTCAAAATGATACTGTAAATTTTGGTCACTATAGTCATAATCAATTTGAAGACTGTAATAACTAATTTTAAGGAATTGAGTCCAAGAATCTTGAACTCCAAATTTCTTCATCTTCCATATAACAAAATCAGTTTCCTTGTAACAATAAGAAAAACAAAGACAATCCCCCAACACACTAACAATAGGAGCTAGAGGAGGCACCTCATCAAAATCACGAGGCAATAAGTATTGATTGTATGTCTCCGTCCTCAAATCAAGCGAAACAATAACAAATTGTTGAACACTAATATCCTTGATATTGTTAGAATCATACCAAAAATGATTTTGAATAGCCAACCAGTTAATAGTGCTTTTGAAATACACACCAACATCAGAAGTTTGATAAGCTGAGTTCAAATACATAGGATCAACAGGGAAACTGCCAATATCTCTCCAAACATCGTCACCCAAACTAAGAATTCTAACATTACTTCTCAGTTCGCGCTTATTGTAACGCGAGGCCACTGCCTTATAAGTTCCTGTAGAATCATCATAACCAAAGTTGAATTTGAAATAACCATCATTAACGGAGCCAAAACGATTGTGAAATAAGTGTGAGAACCCTAATTTTGGAGATTTTGTCCTGGTGGCTGGGTTCCATAAACGGAGCCAGAACTCATAGTACTCGCTTGTGAGATTTTCACCAACAAAACAGATCAATCCATTGCAGGAACCAATTAAACGGTATTCGTAGT encodes:
- the LOC127127039 gene encoding F-box/kelch-repeat protein At3g23880 — translated: MVPSPMFIPVDLIGEIFSALPVKSILRFKCVSKYCDNLVSDPNFVKFHIKRSPTLNPHFILKTDHTIKILCESPYGSDDEYDVDEGFIPYSLGSLIENPSFAVEVDPYYMVKNYEYRLIGSCNGLICFVGENLTSEYYEFWLRLWNPATRTKSPKLGFSHLFHNRFGSVNDGYFKFNFGYDDSTGTYKAVASRYNKRELRSNVRILSLGDDVWRDIGSFPVDPMYLNSAYQTSDVGVYFKSTINWLAIQNHFWYDSNNIKDISVQQFVIVSLDLRTETYNQYLLPRDFDEVPPLAPIVSVLGDCLCFSYCYKETDFVIWKMKKFGVQDSWTQFLKISYYSLQIDYDYSDQNLQYHFELVPLFLSKDGDTLVLKSSQEHQEILYNWRNNRVVRTDITARKTITDDRTIDFVSCSAIGYFESLLPVI